The nucleotide sequence TGGACAAACACGTCAACGGACACGAGGTGTCGGTCAAATGGCCAGGAGAGCTGCCACGAAAATGTAAGCTTCACATCCAATCCGTTCCCGCTTTCACTGATAAAAACGAGTCGGggatattgatattgattcTATTGATTCTCCCACTTTAGTGCCAGATCTTATGGTGAAACTTTTAAAGGCGGTGGAGGAGAAAAACTTCACAGAACTCGTGCTGAACAAGCAGACCAAGGTGCTCATCGAAGAGTGGAAAAAGTGAGTAGCCGTCCTATTTTGCTGCACAGATCCGAACTCAATTGAATTCCATCTACAGCAAAGTGACCTGCCTCAACCATGCCAAATCCACCAGCGTGCAGGGCAAACTTAAGAAGGTGCTTGGCGTGCAGCCGCACGATCAGCCGATTATTAACTACTGGAGCACACACCTTCACTAGTACAACCGATTACCGCACAGATTAAGGACTTTCTTTTTCACCTTTTGGAATAAAACTCTTTTATTGCCGTGCGATGGCGAGAAAAATCATTATCTTAACCAAAAGGATGCCGAATCCAGTCCAGTCAGCCAGTCGCTTACTTCTTGTAGCCGCAGCTGGAGCGACGACCACGAGCACGCTCGAACTTGCGTCCCTTAGAGCGGACATAGGGGCGGGTGTGCGAGTGGGGCACACCGGGAGCCTTGCCGAAGTGCTTGCAGGCGGTGCGGGCGGTACGCCTgccctgcagcagcagcgtgtTCTTGCCGGTGGGCGATCGGAGAGCCAGTTGATCGAAGGTCAGGACCTCACCGCCGGCCTTCAGGATGCGCTCCCTGGCGGTCTGCGTGACGTGCAGGGCGCACACGGTGAGCTTGGGCACCACCAGGAGGCGGGCATCGTCGGTGACGGTGCCGACGACCACGATGGTAGACTCCGGCTGGTTGGCGGCCTTGAAGAAGCGAGCGATGCGCTGAAGCGATAGCGGCGGCCTGTTGATCTTGCTCATGAACAAACGCTTCAGGATGATGCGGTTGAACTTCTTGTTGGTGCGGCGCTGAAGGAAGCGGTACAGCTGCGGGggcaaacaaagaaaaaaaaacagattaaTCTCCACATTCAGCTGGTAGTCAACGCCATCGAAAGCCTCACCTTGACCAGCAGGCGCAGGTACACATCCTGGGATTTGGGCTCGGTTCTGCGAACCTTGCGATCGTACTTGTGGTTGATATCAATACCCTGCAAACGAAACACACGTATTAGAACTGGTGTTTATGATCGGAAAAACAATTGGTCGGCATTCGAGCGTATGTTTACTACATATCCATGGAACCGATCAGTTAAACTGCTTATTTCATGGTATTTTAGCTTCACAAACTAGATGCCGCCCacacaaatttgtttttatttcattccGTCGCCAGGAAGCTTCGCAATGCACGTGGGCTGAGCCACAGTTGGCGTTTTAGGTTATTTGTCAGTTTCCTGCTGGAATCATTGCCGCACTTTTATCGGTAACCCACCATTTCTTCTGTTGAATGTATTAATCAACGCTAAAATAGAGAATTGGACATTAATTTAAGCTAAAAACGTGGAGCATCAATTTCTTGCACGTACCTCGCCGGAAACGAAAGcc is from Drosophila melanogaster chromosome 3L and encodes:
- the RpL18 gene encoding ribosomal protein L18, isoform A, which codes for MGIDINHKYDRKVRRTEPKSQDVYLRLLVKLYRFLQRRTNKKFNRIILKRLFMSKINRPPLSLQRIARFFKAANQPESTIVVVGTVTDDARLLVVPKLTVCALHVTQTARERILKAGGEVLTFDQLALRSPTGKNTLLLQGRRTARTACKHFGKAPGVPHSHTRPYVRSKGRKFERARGRRSSCGYKK